The sequence CCCGAAGGCCCACGTGCGGTCCTCGGCGGCCCGTTCGGCCGCGCTGCGCCGGTCGCGCTCCTCGTGCCGCTCCGCGAGCCGCTCCGCGTCCACGATGTCCTGGGCGCCGAGCACCTCCGACTCCTCGTCCTCGAACTCGTACGTGCGCGAGGCCGCGGCGACGTCGAGCACGCCCTGCGCGTACTCGGCCTCCTCGCGCCGCTTCCGTGCCTCGGCGGCACGGCGCAGGGAGTCGTCCTCGCCGAGGAGTTCGGCGGCCTCGTCGAGGAGCGCGACGTCGGCGGGGGTCCACGGCGCGGGTGTGAAGACGCTCCCCGACCACGTGCCGGGGGCACGGCGGATCGCGTCGGCGTCCTCGGCGGGCAGGTGTCCGCCGGCGTCGGGCTCGGCGAGGAAGTCCGCGAGGAACTTCTCCGGCGTGAGCCGGGGCCACAGCGTGTCGATGGCGGCCTGCACGGCGGGGCTCGCGGCGATCTCCTTGCCGAGTTCCGCGACGTCGGTCGGGTCGAGGAAGTTCGGGCCGCCGAAGGGGTCGGCGCCGAGGCGGTCGGCGAGTTGCGCGGTGAGCGCGTCGATGACGCGGAAGGCGAAGTGGGGGCGGGCGAGGTTGTGCGGGACGAGCGCGGCGCGCGCCCGCTCGCGGGCCCCGGCGGCGGTCTCCCGGTCGAGCGTGAGCGTCCCGTGGTCCTCGTGCGCGATCTCCAGGACGGGATCGGGCAGCGCCTGCCGGTCGGCGAGTGTCCGCGCGAGCACGTCCGCCATGCGCGCGTCGCCCTTCACGGCGGTCGCGCGCGGCGTGTCCGTGCCCGTCGCCTTGATGCCCGGGTACAGCTCGCCGGGCGTCGCGAGCCACACGCCGGTCTCGCCGAGCGAGGGCAGGACCTCGCCGATGTAGTTGAGGAAGGCGCCGCCGGGGCCGACGATCAGGACGGCGCTGCGGTGCAGGCGCTCGCGGTCCGCGTAGAGGAGGTATGCGGCGCGGTGCAGCGCGACGGCGGTCTTGCCCGTGCCGGGGCCGCCCTCGACGACGAGGACGCCGCGGTGCGGGGCGCGGATGATCTCGTCCTGCTCGGCCTGGATGGTGCGCACGATGTCGCCCATGCGTCCGGTGCGCTCCGCGTTGAGCGCGCCGAGCAGCACGGCGTCGCCGCTCGGGTTCTCGAAGGCGCCGGGGGCGGTCTCGCGGAGGTCGAGGGTCTCGTCGTGCAGGGCGGTGACGGTGCGGCCCCTGGTCGTCAGGTGCCTGCGGCGGCGGAGGCCCATCGGGTGCAGGCCGGTCGCGAGGTAGAAGGGGCGCGCGACGGGGGCGCGCCAGTCGATGAGCAGCGGCGTGCGCTCGCTGTCGTCGGCGCGCAGCCCGATCCGGCCGATGTGGTGGGTGACGCCGTCGCGCTGGTCGATCCTGCCGAAGCAGAGCCCTTCCTCGATGCCGTCGAGTTCGGCGAGCGTCCTGCTGTACTCGAAGGCGGCGATGGAGCGCTCCAGTTGGGCCTGGTGTCCCTTGCCGACGGGGCGCAGGGCGTCGTCGGCGGCGCCCTCGGCCCGGTCCCTGAGCGCGTCGAGGCAGGCGTGCAGGAGATCCACGTACTCCTGTTCGGTCCGCAGCTCCTCGCGGCCCCACTCGTCCTGACGCCCTTCTTGACCGTTCCCGGCCGTGCCGGTCTCGTTTGACAAGACTGCTCCCTGCCCGTTAAGATTCGAGTACATGCGCTTCTGTGTGCCCGGATTCAGGCAGCACGGAATTACTCAATATACGCGTCGAAACGCCCCGGCCTCAAGTGGCTGGGGCGTTTTCGCGTTCCGGGGGGGGCGTGCTCGTGCCGGGTCCCGCGGCCGTCAGGCGGCCATCCGGTCCAGCTCCTCGCGCAGCCTGCGGCCCGAGCGGGCGCCGACGAGCTTGCCGAGGGGTTCGCCGTCGCGGAAGAGGATCATCGTGGGCGCGGCGAGCACGCCGTACCGCGCGGCCGTGAGCGGTGCCTCGTCCACGTCGAGCGCGACGACCCGCAGCTCCCCGGCGCGCTCCCGCGCGAGGTCGGCGAGCACGGGGGCGAGCTGACGGCACGGCGGGCACCAGCTCGCGGTGAACTCGACGAGGACGGGGCCGGGGGCGAGCAGCACGTCGGACGCGAAGCGGTCGTCGGTGAGGTGGGTGACGTCAGTGGTGGCCGGCATGGCGGGTCTCCTCAGCGGTCGGTGTCGCGGGAACAGGGGGGACGGGGGCGAGGGCGCAGCCGGGCTCCGGGGGCGCCGCGCCCGCCAGGGCCCGTACCGCCTCCTCCGCGCGCGCCAGTTGCGCGGCGACGCGGGCGCGGGCGGCGAGGACCTGGGCGACGAGGGCGTCCATCTCGGTGAGCTTGCGGCGGTAGCCGCCGAGCGAGGCGGGACACGTGTCGCCCTCCTCGTGCCCGGCCCGCAGGCACTCCACGAAGGGCCGCGTCTCCTCCAAGCCGAAGCCGACCTCCTGGAGCGCGCGGATCTGCCGGACGAGGCGCAGATCCGCCGCCCCGTACACGCGATGCCCCTGCCCGTCGCGCCGCGCGGCGAGCAGCCCGCGCGCCTCGTAGTACCGCAGGCCCGCGTCGTCGTCCCCGCCCGCTCCGCCAGCTCCCCGATACGCATCTCGCCGTCGTCCATGCGACGACGGTAGAACCTGACGCCGACGTCAAGGCCAGCCCGAGCGGCCCAACTCTGCCGGACACCGGCAGTGACCTGGGACGACGCCTCTGCGAGGCTGGACGCATGAGACGGACCTTCACGTGGCACGCGGGCCCGGCTCTGGTCTGCGGCGCCTCGCTCGTCGCGCTGGGGCTGTGCGCGGGGCTGCCCTTCGGGCGGTGGACGGCGGGGGCGGGATGGCTGGTGGCGGCAGGGTTCGCGGCGGCGCTGCCCACGGGCGCGGCGGCGCTCCTGCGGTGTCTGTGGGCCGGGGTGGACCGGTCCACGCTCTGGGCCTCGTTCCGCTGCCTGCCGCGGGCGGCGCGGCTGAGCTGCGCCGGGCTCCTACTGACGGGGGTCCTCGTGACCGGGACGGCCTTCGCGGGTTTCGCCGGTCGCCAGGACGCGAAGGCCGAAGCAGGCGGCGGCTATTCGGCGCTCGACACCCGCACGAAGGACCGGGTGCGGATCTCGCGGGAGCGGTACGAGGAGGTACGGGCGGCCGAACGACGCGGCTTCCTCGCACTGCCGGGCACCCTGCTGGTAGTGAGCGGGGCGCTGGTGCTGACCCTGGGCGAGTGGGACGGGGCGGGGGCGGGGCGGACCCCGGCGACCCGCGACAGGCGGGGTGCGGCGTAGGGCCCCGGGTCCCGCGAGTGCGGGGGCTCACCCTGCGGCCCCGCCACCACCCCCTCCGCCTACGCCCCGCCGCCCAGCCTCCGGTTCGCCAGGACCGGGATGGACTCGCGCACCGTCGTCACCTCCGCCGCGTCCACCTCCGCGAAGACCACCCCCGGCTCCGCGCCCGCCGTCGCCCGGATCGTGCCGTCCGGGCCCGCCAGCAGGCTGTGGCCGATGCCCGTCGGCGCCTTGCCGGAGCGGGGCGGGCCGCTCGCCCCCGGGTCCGCCTGGTCCACCGCCGCCACGTACAGCGTCGCGTCCAGGGCCCGGGCGCGGACCAGGAGTTCCCACTGCTCGCGCTTGCCGGGGCCCGCGCCCCAGGAGGCGGGGAGCACGCTCAGGAGCGCGCCCGCGTCCGCGTGGGCGCGGAAGAGTTCGGGGAAGCGGACGTCGTAGCAGGTCGCGAGGCCAGTACGGACGCCGTCCACGTCGATCGTGACGACCTCGGAGCCCGGGGCGACCGTCGCCGACTCGGCGAAGCCGAAGGCGTCGTAGAGGTGGATCTTGTCGTACGCGGCCTCGACGCCGGGGCCGGTCGCGAGCAGCGTGTTCGTCACGCGCCCGTCCGGGGCGGGCGTGAACATCCCCGCCACCACGACGACCCCGCACTCTGCCGCGACCGCGCGGACGCCCTCCGCCCACGGCCCGTCGAGCGGTTCGGCGAGCGGTCCGAGCGGGATGCCGAAGCACGCCATCGTCGCCTCGGGGAAGACGACGAGCCGCGCTCCCCCGGCGGCGGCCTCGCGCGTGCGCTCCCGCACGAGGTCCAGGTTCGCCGCGGGCTCGGGGCCCGAGGTGAGCTGGCCCAGCGCGAGCCTCAGCATCGTCGTGGTCATCGTCGTACGTCCTCCCTCTCGGCAACGTCCACCCCCATGGTCGCCCCTGCCCGCGCCGAAGGCACTCGCCACCCCCTTGACTCCCTCTCAGCCGCGGCACAGACTCCTCCCCGACACGGGACAACGATGTCAGCCATCACGCCGGTGCCGCCGCGATGGAGGAGAACCACGCATGTGGGGATTCAGGAACAGAACGCGCGCGGTGCGCGGAGCCGGGGCAGCCGCCCTGGTGCTGGCCGTGTGCGCGCTCGCCGTACCGCCCGCCTCCGCTGCCACGCGGCACGGACACGAGCACGGGCACGGGCACGGGCACGGGCACGGGACCGCGCTCGTCGCCGACCCGAGCCGCTACGTCGACCCGTTCATCGGAACGCAAAAGGGGACCGACTGGGAGAACACCTGGCCCGGCGTCACCGCGCCGTTCGGGATGATGCAGTTCAGCCCCGACACGACCGAGGGCCCGACCGGGTACTCGTACGACTCGGACCGGATCAAGGGCTTCAGCCTCGACCACTTCTCGGGCGGCTGCTCCTCCTTCGGGAACATCCCGCTGCTCCCCGTGACGGGCGCGATCGGCGAGAAGCCCGCTGAGCGGACCGAGCACTTCTCGCACGCGAAGGAGACGGCCGAGGCGGGCACGTACGAGGTGACGCTTGCCGATTCGGGGATCGACGTGTCGATCGGGGCGCGCACGCGCGCGGGCATCGCCTCGTTCACGTACCCGAAGGGCTCGCAGGCCCAGGTCCTCGTGAAGTCCGGTACGAGCCTGGGCGGTGACTACGCGGCCGAGGCGCACCTCGTCGGGGACCGCGAGGTGCGCGGCACCGTCACGCCGCACGGCCTGTGCAACAACAGCCGCTACACGCTGCACTTCGACATCCGCTTCGACCGCCCGTTCACCGCGCACGGCACGTGGGACGGCGCGGGCGAGGTCACCGAGGGCGCCTCGAAGGCCGAAGGCGCGAACTCCGGCGCCTACCTCACCTTCGACACCTCGCGCGAGCGGCGGGTGACCGCCAAGGTCGGCATGTCGTACGTGAGCCAGGACGGCGCGGCGCGCAACCTGACGACGGAGATACCGGGCTGGGACACCGCGAAGGTGCAGGCGCAGACGCGCGCGGACTGGCGCACGGCGCTGAAGAAGGTCGAGGTGGGCGGGGGTACCGATGAGCAACTGACCACCTTCTACACCTCTTTGTACCGCTCCCTCCAGTCGCCGAGCGTCTTCGACGACGTCGACGGCCGCTACATCGGCTTCGACGACAAGATCCGCGAGGTCGCCCCGGGGCACCACCAGTACGGCACGTTCTCGGACTGGGACATCTACCGCTCGCTCGCCCCGCTCCAGACGATGCTGTACCCCGGGCGCGCCGGCGACATGGCCAACTCGCTGCTCAGGGACGCCCAGCAGCAAGGGGGTTGGTGGCCGAAATGGCCCGCGCAGAACATGACGGGGAACGTCATGAACGGCGACAACGGGGTGCCGCTCTTCGCGCAGTACGTCGCCTTCGGCGCGAAGGGCGTCGACATCAGGTCGGCGCTGCCGATCATGAAGAAG comes from Streptomyces sp. Tu6071 and encodes:
- a CDS encoding HelD family protein, yielding MSNETGTAGNGQEGRQDEWGREELRTEQEYVDLLHACLDALRDRAEGAADDALRPVGKGHQAQLERSIAAFEYSRTLAELDGIEEGLCFGRIDQRDGVTHHIGRIGLRADDSERTPLLIDWRAPVARPFYLATGLHPMGLRRRRHLTTRGRTVTALHDETLDLRETAPGAFENPSGDAVLLGALNAERTGRMGDIVRTIQAEQDEIIRAPHRGVLVVEGGPGTGKTAVALHRAAYLLYADRERLHRSAVLIVGPGGAFLNYIGEVLPSLGETGVWLATPGELYPGIKATGTDTPRATAVKGDARMADVLARTLADRQALPDPVLEIAHEDHGTLTLDRETAAGARERARAALVPHNLARPHFAFRVIDALTAQLADRLGADPFGGPNFLDPTDVAELGKEIAASPAVQAAIDTLWPRLTPEKFLADFLAEPDAGGHLPAEDADAIRRAPGTWSGSVFTPAPWTPADVALLDEAAELLGEDDSLRRAAEARKRREEAEYAQGVLDVAAASRTYEFEDEESEVLGAQDIVDAERLAERHEERDRRSAAERAAEDRTWAFGHIIVDEAQELSAMMWRLLMRRGPNRSMTLVGDPAQTADPAGMRSWDSVLAPYVGDRYAYRRLDVNYRTPAEIMDVAAAVPRAADPGFAAPRSVRSTGVRPWAGAYGAEELPRAVGEAAGRAAEAGGRVAVVAPRTLHHVLLPHLPGASAGESPDLTRPVVLLTPRQSKGLEFDEVLAVEPQRYEESDLYVALTRPTQRLGLLHSEPLPEPLAIALKA
- a CDS encoding thioredoxin family protein; this encodes MPATTDVTHLTDDRFASDVLLAPGPVLVEFTASWCPPCRQLAPVLADLARERAGELRVVALDVDEAPLTAARYGVLAAPTMILFRDGEPLGKLVGARSGRRLREELDRMAA
- a CDS encoding carbon-nitrogen hydrolase family protein; the encoded protein is MRLALGQLTSGPEPAANLDLVRERTREAAAGGARLVVFPEATMACFGIPLGPLAEPLDGPWAEGVRAVAAECGVVVVAGMFTPAPDGRVTNTLLATGPGVEAAYDKIHLYDAFGFAESATVAPGSEVVTIDVDGVRTGLATCYDVRFPELFRAHADAGALLSVLPASWGAGPGKREQWELLVRARALDATLYVAAVDQADPGASGPPRSGKAPTGIGHSLLAGPDGTIRATAGAEPGVVFAEVDAAEVTTVRESIPVLANRRLGGGA